A segment of the Denticeps clupeoides chromosome 2, fDenClu1.1, whole genome shotgun sequence genome:
acacaaacacaaaatcaacCCTCCCAAAAATACAGATGCAGATTCTGTATGACGTTTAGATGCTAAGGCATTAATTCAAGGCAATAACCATCCTCAGATCAACATCATGAAGAAATGCACAGTTCAGTTCTTCAACTGCTAGAGGGCACCAGAGCTTCATATTCTTCCAGCTTCTGGTGTAGCATCCTCAACACTGCACTTTAGCTCACAGCAGTGAgcacattatattaaaaaaaaaaaaaaaaaaaacacttcctgtcTCAGTCTTCACCAAACCACAGGGTGGATCAGTAAgtttgaaagtgtgtgtgtgtgtgttctggaaaGAACCAAAGTCCCCATACTGAGATCCTTGACATAATTAAACTCATAGTTTAGTATCAGtggttaaaaacatttatagGTCTCATTATAGCAATGACCCTCAACTGGCATCTCAGCAATGCAAAGAAGAACCAGGAGAACCCAGCCTGTCttgaaaacataaataaaatacattacacCACAATATGGGGTCCCTTGCAGTTTTGGGGACATTAGTTATAAGTAATTAGTTATGGTTACTTCAGTCACAAACTGCACCTGGGTGTGTGCTGCTATCAACTTCCCCATCATTATGGAGAAAAATGTAGTTTCGgggcataatgtacatttaacatgTACATTCCTGCCTTTACTTTCAACATGGGAAAAGCCTTGTCTGTATATCCTCTGTAAAAACGTTCCTTTTGAACTCGCCTTTGCCGTATCTCTCCTCtgcccacctctgcctctggttgCTTTACCGTGAATTCTAACTCAACCTTAGCCAACCATCAAAACAGTTCTCACCCCTCCACTCGCCCCTCGCCAGAGAAAACTAAAAGCCATTCCTGTGGCTGGTCGGATAAAAACAACTTGTTTACAGTAACACGCTTCATCTTATTGTCGGTAACGGCGATCTAACGGTGAAAACAGCAATTGGTTGGATTGGCATTATTTTAACGTTCCAATCGCTGGTTAGAAAATAACATTGTGGACACTAAATTTCTCGACGCTAAATTGTCTCGAATGTTCCTAATGAAAATGATTCAAGTACATTCTTAAAGTTTAAAGATTTAACAATGGCCCATCCCTCTGTGTCATAATTCCCTAAAGAAGCACAGACATAACACTGATACGAGGGTCCTAGAGCCAGCCTTCATTTTTATCTAATCTTGCAGAATGCAGATAATGAAATAAACTCTTAGTTTCTGTCATTCTTGCTTGAAAATTCTAATTTAGTTTGACctgaaaatgtacagtatgCTGCTGTagtgtatatattgtgtgtgtgtgtgtgtgtgtgtgtgtgtgcatgttaccTGCTCGTGAGGGGAGCAGCAATCGATTAGTGGTGCTCGTCGGTACTCCAGGCCCTGGATTGAGCTCTTGTGCTGGTTGAATATCTCCTGCAGCGTCCTGCAgctcttcatcatcttcatctgcTTCTCCTGCTCGCCAGTCACCTCCAGCCACTTCTGAGCCCGGAGAACCTCATCCCTCAGTGCCGACTCTAGAGCCTGCACATAGCACAGACATATATTCGCACGTGATTTAGAATAATTCCtcttaacaataataatgatgatgatgatgatgatgatgatgatgatgatgacattaTAAGATTTGATTCATAGTCAAAATGAACAGACTTTTCATCATAAATACTATAAATTTATGGTGGTAATTATACCAGGAGTTGGGGTGAAAGTTGCCTAGTGGGAACACtctcacctctgaaccagaatcacagattcaaaccccacttactaccattgtgtcccttagcaagacacttaacactgagtgtctcctgggggacagGCCCTGTAACTAATTTgtcactctggatcagggtGTTTGATGTATGCTTTAAtgttttaagtcgctctggataagaatgcTGTAGAATAaggatgctctggataaggaggcCGGATAAATTCTGTAAAGGATACACACTCTATAAGTGGTGATACAAACAGATTATAACATCCATAAAAGAAACTGAGTGTAGACCACCATTTTGAGTGTAGACCACCATTCCACAACTGACCAAATGCAGTGTTACTCTGCCCTTTACTCTTTATAAATTAAcctacccaacacacacacatacacaattctCACTTCTATCTCCTGAGCCTCGCTGGCTGGTACAGGAATGTGTTGGTCCAGGCACGTGGGCTCCCTCGGACAGAAGATCTCGCCGTTCCCTTCTAGCACCAACTCTTCCTGCAGGTTCACCCACAGCACACGGCCATGCCGCCGCTTCTCATCCGACAGGTAAGACAGAACTGAGGTGATGGCCTGGAAATAGACGAGGCAGAAACTAAaatgagtgaaaatgaaagtgaagtgattgtcattgcgaaacactgcagcactgcacacggtgacacaacgaaatgtgtcctctgcatttaaccatcaaccttagtgagcagtgggcaaccatgacaggcgcccaggagcagtgtgtggggacagtactttgcacctcagtggcaccttggcaaatcaggattcaaaccggcaaccgtctAATTACGAGACCACTTCCTTTACCCctaaccaccactgcctctgcAAGCTGTATTGCCATTTTTTGAGCAgcaatcccccccaaaaaaacaatctCAGATGGAGTATTAATATCTTTAATATGAccaaattattaaataatattattattattttgcattacgCACCTCTGATGTAGGCTGGGCCATGCCATAAATGGGCATCTTGGGGACCCGCCTAAAATTCGCCACCTTCATTTCTTTAACGGTGCTGAGGACATCTGGAGACAAATATTCATCGGATACCTaaggaaatcacacacacacacacacacacacacacacacacagtcgcaTGGTTTGAAACTCCACCTTAAACTcttactgatcacttcattaaaAGACCCATTATAAAGGAGTCAGATACCCACATCCCAGTGATCAATGCCAAAATGCTAAATTTCTGAACAAATCACCACATCTGACCAGATCGGTATGGCACCACAGATGACATCGACGCtctacatatacatatgtatatgaataattcatattttttagaAACGCTAATGCAGAACCAGAGATTCGCTCATCTCCTGTCTCTCACCAGCACCCGTGTTCCCTTGGTGACGAGGTCGGCAGGAGCCCGCAGCTCAGATATGTTCATGCGAGCCAGCAGCCGGTAGATCCACGCATTGGCGCACAACCAGCGGCTAAAACTGCACGCGAATGCCAGTGGATACTGCAAAGGTCAAAAGGTCGAAAATGGAAAAGTGTTTGGCATGGCTTGTACCCTGACACCATGCAACTGTCAAAAATAGAAAAGTCAGACCTACCTGTTCATGAAGGTAAGCATTGAACACTATAAGGTAAAAATAGAGCTCCAGACTCTTCATTGTTTTGTGTAGAAAGTAGTCCTTCGTACTCCCACCCTGAATGTGAGTTAGATGTTCACAAGGTCACAAAACAAGCCTCGGATAATagtttttaaatgataatgaaacACTACTGTGAAAAGTGGACTGAACGACATGTTAACAGCATAGTGGTGAATAGGGGTGATGAACCAGTGACATAACTGGGATGTGTAATAAGTCATGATGGGTCCTTTATATTACCAAACAAGAACAAAATTGAGCAGTGCCTCTGAGTATTACCCAAGTACCACCATTAAGGCcatcattaaaatgcaatagTGCAGCCAGTAGCTGCCCTTTACATGGAATGCTATTTCATTAGTactatgtatataatatattacgTCAAGCATATTAAGACTTAATTTTAACATACATCAGCTGTGAATATCAACAATAATCTCAGTACTACAGTTGAAGAACCAAAGCATTAGTTATGCAAACAAAAAGAAGTGCATATCTAGCAATGCACATTTGCATGAGTTGCCATGTtcttttaatgttctttttaattcatgCTGCTGCAGAAAAATTACACCTCAAAATATTTCTCTACGGACCAAATAAAATGGCATAAGATAATCTTGCTTTTCACTAATCTTGCTTTTGCAGTGTTTGTGGTTTTTGATTGGGAAAATAATCCCtgttattgtattatatatttttaaaaagcaatgcCTCTGCACCCACATTCAGCAGTTGGTCAGTTGGTCCGAGCCAATAAGAGCAGAGGGGGCACCAAGTCATGGCACTAGACGAACATGGCAACTCATCATGCTGATTTTCTTGCAGTTGGTGAGTGCTAATTtggacccctgattaaaaatgaaagtgtgatACATTTACTTTGAAACATTACCTTTATTTATGCAGATGCTgtattagcctagtggtagtagccaagcgggttacacacttgcctatgaaccagaagacccaggttcaaatcccacctactaccattgtgtccctgagtagaCAACagtatgttgctccagggggggactgtccctgtaactactgattgtaagtcaatctggatatgggcgtctgataaatgctgtaaatgtaaatctattgTCACTGCCCCGGTCACCGTCTTGCGAGGAAGATTTATCCACTATAACATCTGGCCGCCATCTTGGTACGTCGCCCGCTCTTCAATGTGAATTCATTCCCTGTTGCTGCTTGTTCGTCCAATAATCGTATTAATAACATATAATACTGACTTCTGCAAGTCCTTTGAGGACATATCTGCAAATGCGCCCCCAGGTCCTTTCAGTGATACGTATGACATTGTACAAGTTTGCCACCTACAGGCATGCTGTGTCACTCACACATTCTAAATAACTTTCTCTGAGCACTCAGTTCAAGGAAGAGGGAAAGGAGAGTACGAGATGGAGGTCATACTTGGTGTAAATATCCTCACCCTCTTTCCCATCTCGAGGTATTTACTGTAAACAGCAGCAAATCCGGGTAAAAGAACGTAGTTACAAGGTCAAAAACTAAACATTCTACAGCATCACCCACCTGAAACTGATAATCCTCACCAATCCCCTCcagttttttcttgttttcgtAAATCGCCTCTTTTATGTCGTGCATGTCTGAACAGATGGCAATGGCATGGTCCACCTGCAAGcacatttcttttcattatgTTTGTGCTATTTCGGTTCAGTTTAACAATTAAGTCAAGCTGAGGATTTTAATACATATTACAGTTTTGTATTTTACATATTGCTTTATCTAAATTGTTCTAAACGGCAGCATCTTTTTCAAAGCATGTGTAAATACTGTAAGAAATCTGTATTCTTCTTATACAAAACTATTCATGCCACTTTAGCAAACAAATGTAGTCCTTATAGTGTTAGTTTCAATATTAAACAGATAAATCTTGttagtgtaatgtaatataatgtaatatatatatatatatatgtgtgtgtgtgtgtgtgtgtgtgtgtgtatttatatatatatatattagaggtgggcatagattaatagcaatctaaattaatctagattaatcttaaaaataaattttccctgaagcaaacccggcggcttcatagctgcatctATGTTTCCACGACACGTGAGGTGGTAATTTCTAGagctgtgtgattcatgactcacccgggttaattgcccggatcctttaaatgactcaagagtcacgaatctgaggtctccattgaaccgaatccttcgagtcctaactacaccatgtctaaatggtaaactccaatatattgtcttacatgagtccggttgtagaggaagttaaccgccaggtcgctaacccgctctctgatccgggtgcgtactgactcaagtgactcacgcacccggatcagagagcgggttagcgctccactcaagtgactcacgcacccggatcagagagcgggttagcgctccactcaagtgactcacacacccggatcagtttagtgagtgactcagagggagccgaatcctaaaaaggatccgagtattacagctctagtaatttcacagttcgaagactcgttctcgccccctacagtgcaggtatacatccgcgctaggtatacaaaataaaaaataaaggtctttaggaaataagaaactaaaagacacaagaaagaagaaatatacttataaatctagtgtaactatttaactctggcacaatagcttgcgtagtatagacccagctcccaacccaactttgtgaatagattaacggcgatattttttttatcgccgataagagtctcacgttaacgcagcacgttaacgccgataacggcccaccactaatatatatatataaatcgccacagagtaggtgtgtccaaacttttgaaaaaaatgtatgtgataCATTTATTAGAACTAGAAAGGTAGAATTAGAAAAGTATcctaatttacacacacacaatacttgCTTGGGGCTGAAGGTTTATGTAGTGTATTATGACAGTAAAATATTCCTCACCTCTTCCATGACCGTTTGACCTTCTGGCAGTTTGCTGACCAGAGTCTTAATGATTTGAAAAAGTGGTTTAGTTTCTGCTTCATCTTTGGTTCTGTAATGAAAAAACAGGGTCATCTCTAACTTTCAGGCCACAacagaatgcaaaaaataaaaaccagctCTGGCACTCAGTGTAAAAGGAAACATGTTGCCATTGTGAGCTCTGAATGCAGCACAGCATTCAGAGAAACTGCCATTTCTTTTTAAACGCATTAATTAACAGGAGTCCCATCTCCATGGCAACTGTCACAGAGGAGGAAACCTTACTGGAAAGGGTCGGGGGGAACCGATGGCCGGAGGCGACTCAGCACTAGGGTGCCCAGAATCATGCCCAGGTTGGTTCTCCCTACTCCCACCTGGCAGCTAAAGATGAGAGCAGGCAGGGGTCGGGGCGGGTCCTGCAGGAGGGACAGGCTGGGGTTCTCCTGTAAAGCAAAACTGAAAATTACTCAAGGCCCTATTTTAGTGATTTTTTCCCACCTCATCACTATTTTtgcaatttcctttttaaaaaaaaaaattgaaagacatttacatgcacCTGATGGGTCTTAACTAAATGAGGTGAGCATGAGTACAATGTTGAGGCATTGCTAATTAGAGGCAGTGAAATAACTGCATATACTGTACATGGTTCACTGTTATAATTAGGTAAACCATACTGTCCCTGTGCATGACGTTCTTTTTATTCTCCTAATCCAGACTACTAAATATTATTCACACTTACGTGTCAAAATAAGAGTCTTGAACAATTTTGCAGATTCAACTGCTCATTAGTCATTTTATTATAGATGTAAAGTCTTAGAATTTTTGGATGACAACTAAGCAACTATGATGTGTGTAAAAACCCTGATCTACTCCTAACTGCCCAGCACCAGCAACATCATATCACATTGTCATGTCCTCAGATCTGCTAAACCCTGACCACTGATGAATAGAGGTTGAGGTGCATAAATGTTCTTTTGGGACTGGAATGAGATCATCGATggggcaagaaaaaaaatttccgGACGAAAAAGTGCAGGTGTGAAAACACCCTATATCTGGCAACAAACTTATTTGTAGCAACTGAGCGAGCAAGAATGAGAAAGATCCTTtggcattaaaacatttttagacaTGAACCAGGccagaccagaaaaaaaagagacttgtTAACAGTGAGAGACGCAGGTGTAAAAACACTATTTTCAGAACTATTATGATTCTACATGATTGATGACAAAGGATGGAGAGGGTTCCGAATCACGGCGGACCGGTCGCCTGTCTCACAAAAGTACCTTGCTGATGCATCACAGACAATCTAAAATTAACACTGCATCTCTCATCCCAAACCGGAAAGCTTAGGAGCTCTGGTTGGTAAATATTTGCACTGTGTTAGAATTTAGAACATTCTGGACTTTGTTCTACAAGACACTCCCTCACCTTGAGAACTTTCACGAAGGCGTCAAAGTTTTGCTCCAAAGGAGCTCCTTCTGTAGGAAGCGGCAGCCTGTGATAGCtgaagcagaacacacacacagaaaccaaAAAAGCAATTGAGCAATTGACAGAAGAAAATTAAACAAAGAGAAAGCACAGCTATAGACAGTCAGAttctttaatgtattttaaatgtgaagtATTTTGAATACATTGCATAATGTGGATGTGGATGCCCCTCATTACGTTCAGTCAAATTATAACAGATATCAGCTTTAACACTGCAGATATATCTAATAAGTTATTTGTCTCAGCATGCGAGAACGTTCAATAatggcaggacatgcccgaaacacctccccagggaggcgtccaggaggcatcctgaccagttGCCCGAAcaacctcaactggctcctttcgatgtggaggagcagtggTTCTACTGAATGTCCCTCCTGAATGTCAGAGCTCCTCGCCCTATCTTCAAGGCTCCGCCTAGCCACCCtacagaggaaactcattttggcCACTTGTATCTgcgatctcgttctttcggtcattacccaaagctcatgaccataggtgaggattgggacgtagatcgaccggtaaatcgagagtcttgctttctggctcagctccatcttcaccacgacagatcggttcagTGTCAatcactgcagacgctgccccaatccgcatgtcgatctcctgctccctacTTCCCTCACTCGTCAGCAAGACCCCGAGAttcttaaactcctccacttgaggcaggacctctctcccgacccggagttggcaagccacccatTTCTGgttgagaaccatggtctcagatttcaCACTTGGCTAtaaacctacccagcaagagctgaaggtcagaacctgatgaagctaggaggaccacatcatccacaaaaagcagagacgagattctcctgccaccaaactcgacaccctccacaccacggctgcgcctagaaattctgtccatataggttatgaacagaaccggtgagaAAGTGCATCCCTGgcagagtccaaccctcaccgggaacaggtctgACTTACTGctggctatgcggaccaaactcacgctcctctggtacagggactgaatgggaCTAACCCTTAAcgaaaggccatccaccccatactcctggagcaccccccccatagggtgcccctggggacacggtcataagccttctccaaatcctcaaaacacatgtggattggttgggcaaactcccatgccccctcaaatcaccctagcaagggtaaacactggtccacagttccacgtccaggacaaaaaccacattgctcctcctcaatctgagattcaactatcgaccggaccctcctctctagtaccttggagtagacctttcaaGGAAGGCTGAGGAGTGagatccccctatagttggaaaaCCCCCATGGTCacccttcttaaaaacggggaccaccaccccagtctgccactgcaccagaactgcccccgatgtccacgcaatgttacaactatgacagccctacaacatccatagccatgtgatacccaggacggatctcatccacccccggggctccgccgctgtgtagctgtttgactacctcagcaacttctgcccctgagattggacagtccatacccaggtatcccagctctggttccttcTTGGAATGCGCGTTGGTGGGATTCAGGAGCTCCTCAAAGAATTCCTTCCACCacccgactatagccccagtcgacaTCAGTGCCACttcatccccactgtaaacagtgtgagcgagttgctgatCTACAGCATGTACGAagctgtttatttcatttgttagTTGCTATATTGAGTAgacaattacaattattacacaTCTTTGGCACAGtagtaataaaaattaaacaggtTCCTattgatttaactttttttttttggaacacaATGTTTGTACAAATCATCCATGCCAAAATCTTCAACCCCCATAAATCCCCCCAAAATACTGTTTGACTATGTTGTTGACAGCCCCTATCAACTCACTGGGCAAAAGTAAATGGAGCATGATGGCCAGAGAAGCGTTTGAGTGGTGTTAAAGTGAGGTACCTGTAAGAGGGCATGGTGAAGACAGGTCTCTTGAAGACCTCCTCAGTCACCTGGATGTCCTCCTCACACAAAATTGCAACCTTCTGAGGCTCGTCTTTGAAGTGCTCAATGTCATTGTAGACGTAGAACACGTTTTCACCGAGTTTTGCAAAGTCGTGAAGCTACAGCAGAAGAAACAGATTTTCAcagtttatttcattattaagaaagtgattgtcattgtgaaacacaactaactgtgtcctctgcatttaacccatcacccttagtgagcagtgggcagccatgacaggcgtccggggagcaatTACGAATCTGtttccttacctactaggccaaCCCCTGCCCCGAAGCAAGCCCCTTTGCTGACTCCCTGTTcaaaaaaatctgcttaatATGTAGTCTCCTGATGGGGAATGTATGGGGATATTAAACTGAtcagaacagatactacacttgatatAAGCTACCGTGGGAATCAgtaccatagacagctcctttTATTATTCCAAAAATGACATGTTTATAATGAAGTGTGTTCCAAAACCTTGAATAGTTTTCAGTAATGTGAGCTACAGTAGGACACAAATCAGCA
Coding sequences within it:
- the pald1a gene encoding paladin, with amino-acid sequence MGTTASAAPLPVPLEGVHGNGMADSKQSLSVSSFQTVNIHSSKAKSIITNKVAPVVITYNCRQEFQIHDDLLRTNYKVGRISDTMPEHYLVQGSYFMVQDVYSKADVVNTTASHGAPNFRQVKEDFPVFGMGQPSLNGFRQVLQRMQSQGHEEVIFFCVREEPVVFLHLEDNFVPYTPRRKENLHENLHDLGRDQSVDSLELIIRKELHDFAKLGENVFYVYNDIEHFKDEPQKVAILCEEDIQVTEEVFKRPVFTMPSYSYHRLPLPTEGAPLEQNFDAFVKVLKENPSLSLLQDPPRPLPALIFSCQVGVGRTNLGMILGTLVLSRLRPSVPPDPFQTKDEAETKPLFQIIKTLVSKLPEGQTVMEEVDHAIAICSDMHDIKEAIYENKKKLEGIGEDYQFQGGSTKDYFLHKTMKSLELYFYLIVFNAYLHEQYPLAFACSFSRWLCANAWIYRLLARMNISELRAPADLVTKGTRVLVSDEYLSPDVLSTVKEMKVANFRRVPKMPIYGMAQPTSEAITSVLSYLSDEKRRHGRVLWVNLQEELVLEGNGEIFCPREPTCLDQHIPVPASEAQEIEALESALRDEVLRAQKWLEVTGEQEKQMKMMKSCRTLQEIFNQHKSSIQGLEYRRAPLIDCCSPHEQDFDRFLDAMKSTLAEDSTSAFVFNCSNGKGRSTTAMVIATLTLWHFNGFPEFADDEIVSVPDAKYTKGEFEVVMQLVRLLPDGHRVKREVDMALDSVSETMTPMHYHLREIIICTYRQIKTVKCEADGQRLLLRSLQYLERYMYLILFNSYLHLEKKESWQRPFSVWMQQVALRAGVYEILNRLGFSEFENPQDSPLSTLRHRWQRQTYVSLPFRGDFF